The Pseudomonas pergaminensis nucleotide sequence TGCGCGTTTCCACCAGCTCACCCTGCCAAGTGCCGTGGCTGAGCAACGCCTGGCGGATCACCGGGAAGTGGCGACGTGCATCGCGGCTGCTGGGCAGTTCGACCACATTGCGACCGATCATGTCGTCGGTTTCAAAGCCTGTGACACGGCTGAACGCCTGGTTCACGGCGATCAGCTTGTAGTCGGGGTCAAGGATCACAATCCCTTCGCTGGCGGCCTCGAATACCGTCGATGCCAAACGCTGCTGTTCTTCCAGGGCCTTGCCGGCAGTGATATCGCGGCGTGTACCGAGCATGCGCGTCACCCGCCCACTGGGCGCGCGCTCTACGGCGCGGCCACGGTCTTCGATCCACACCCAGTGCCCATCGCCGTGGCGCACGCGGTATTCCACTAAGTAGTCCTCGCTGCGACCCTTAAGGTGTTCCACCAAGGCACGCTTGAGCAGCGGCAGGTCTTCGGGATGCAGGCGCGGCTTGAGATGGCTGAGCATCGCCGTGACGTATTCCGGCTCCAGGCCGAACAGTTCCTTGAGCTGGGTGTGGTGGACTTCGTCGGTTTGCAGGTTCCAGTCCCACAGGCCCAACTCACTGGCTTGTAGCGCCATGGCCAGGCGCGCTTCGCTTTTATTCAGGGCCAGGCTGGCGGCATCTAGCTCCTGGCTGCGTTGGGCCACGCGGTCTTGCAGGCCGATCTGGGCTTCGCGCAGTTCTTGCTCGACCTGACGACGTTGTTCGACTTCGCGCACCAACTCCTGATTGAGTTGCTCGCTGCGCTGCTGCGCCTGTTGCAGGTGCTCGATCAGCGCCTGGTTCTGGAAGCGCCTCAGCAGCCCGCGCTGGATCAGGCGATTGACCTGCCACGCCACCAGGCTCAAGGACGCCAGCAGGATCAGGCCGAGTACGCCCCAGCCACGTTGCTGTGGGTCGCCGCTCCAGAACAGGTAAATGATGGCGGGCACCAGGCATGGCAAGGCGAACGACAAAAACGCTGGCAGGCTCACGGCGTACGCCACGCTGGCCGACAGAGTCGCCGCGCCGATCAGGCCGAACACCCAGGCCTGCTGCATAAAACTGTCCACGGGCACCAGGGCGATGGCGGCGGTGGCCAGGGTGAGGCCGCTGACCGCCGAGCCGAGCATAAACATGCGTCGCCAAACGGGCTGGGCCTGGCGGCTGGGCATGGCGGAGTCAAACGCCGCCACCTGGATCACGCGCATTGCCACCAAGGCCAGCAGCCAGACCAACCAAATGCTGTCCAGCAGGTATTGCTTGGGGTTCCAGAGCAGCCAGGCGCAGACCAGGCCATTGACCAACATCAACAGGGTCGGCAACAGCGAACCTTGATACAAAAGGCGCGTGCGCTCGACCGCCATCTCCGTGGCGTAGTGTTTGCGAAGAACCTGCGCGGGCGCCGCCGAGGGGCCGAGCAGATCGGTGCTGAGGGTCATAGGCAGTGTTCTTATAATGGTGAGCCCGAAACGTCGACGGAGCATACACAAGCAAGCGCCTGGGCCAAACTGCTCTGCGTCATAAAAACTGCACGCTCATGCGTCGCAATCTCCGGGGCCAGACGGCTTGAGCGAGACGCCGCGCGGGCTGTGGCCATTGACCGACCGGTCATCACCCTGAAGGTTTTCCGTCGACCACCCGGCATTGGTATTTGCCCCACTCACCCGGGCACCCTAGAATGCGCCGATGCGCGATGATCTCTCCCTTTTGCTGAACTCCCTCAACGATGCCCAACGCCAGGCCGTAGCGGCCCCCGTTGGCCGTCAGTTGGTCCTGGCCGGTGCTGGCTCCGGTAAAACCCGAGTGCTGGTGCACCGTATCGCCTGGTTGATCCAGGTCGAAAACGCGTCCCCGCATTCCATCCTGTCGGTGACCTTCACCAACAAGGCCGCTGCCGAGATGCGCCACCGCATCGAGCAGTTGATGGGCATTAGCCCGGCCGGCATGTGGGTAGGCACCTTCCACGGCCTGGCGCACCGCCTGTTGCGGGCGCACTGGCAGGAAGCAGGCCTGAGCCAGACCTTCCAGATTCTCGACAGCGACGACCAGCAACGCCTGGTCAAGCGGGTGATCCGCGAGCTGGGTCTCGACGAACAGCGCTGGCCGGCGCGCCAGGCGCAATGGTTCATCAATGGCCAGAAAGACGAAGGCCTGCGCCCGCAACATATCCAGGCCAGCGGCGATTTGTTCCTGGCCACCATGCGCAGCATTTATGAAGCCTACGAGGCGGCCTGCGTGCGCGCCGGGGTCATCGACTTCTCCGAACTGCTGCTGCGCGCCCTCGACCTGTGGCGTGACAACCCTGGCTTGCTGGCCCATTACCAGAAGCGCTTCCGGCATATCCTGGTGGACGAGTTCCAAGACACCAACGCCGTGCAATACGCCTGGTTGCGCCTGCTGGCCAAAGGCGGCGACAGCCTGATGGTGGTGGGCGACGACGACCAGTCGATCTACGGCTGGCGTGGCGCGAAAATCGAGAACATCTACCAGTATTCCGAAGACTTCCCGGACGCGGTCACCATCCGCCTGGAGCAGAACTACCGCTCGACCGCCGGGATTCTCAAGGCGGCCAACGCCCTGATCGCCAATAACACCGGGCGCCTGGGCAAAGAGCTGTGGACCGACGGCGGCGAAGGCGAAGCGATCAACCTGTACGCAGCGTTCAACGAGCACGATGAAGCGCGCTACGTGGTGGAAACCATCGAAAGCGCACTGAAAACCGGCCTGGCGCGCAGCGACATCGCTATTTTGTACCGCTCCAACGCCCAATCGCGGGTATTGGAAGAAGCTTTGCTGCGCGAACGTATCCCATACCGCATCTATGGCGGCCAGCGCTTCTTCGAGCGCGCCGAGATCAAGAACGCCATGGCCTACCTGCGCTTGCTGGAAGGCCGTGGCAACGATGCTGCGCTGGAGCGGGTGATCAACATCCCGGCCCGTGGCATCGGCGAAAAGACAGTCGAAGCCATTCGTGACCACGCGCGCCATGCCGATGTGTCGATGTGGGAAGCCATGCGCTTGCTGATCGCCAATAAAGGCCTGACCGGCCGGGCTGCCGGGGCGCTGGGCGTGTTTGTCGAGCTGATCGAGAACCTCGCCGCCAAGTGCGCGGAAATGCCCCTGCACTTGATGACCCAGACGGTGATCGAACAGTCAGGGCTGATCGCCTACCACGAAGCGGAAAAAGGCGAGAAAGGCCAGGCCCGGGTAGAAAACCTTGAGGAACTGGTCAGCGCAGCGCGCGCGTTCGAAAACACCGAAGAAGATGAAGAGCTGACCCCGCTCGCCGCTTTCCTCGGCCATGCGTCGTTGGAAGCCGGCGACACCCAGGCCGATGAGCATGAAGACAGCATCCAGTTAATGACCTTGCACAGCGCCAAGGGCCTGGAGTTTCCCTACGTGTTCCTGGTGGGCATGGAAGAAGGCCTGTTCCCGCACAAGATGAGCCTGGAAGAGCCTGGCCGTCTTGAGGAAGAGCGCCGGCTGGCCTACGTGGGCATCACCCGCGCCATGCAGAACCTGGTGATGACCTACGCCGAGACCCGACGCCTGTACGGCAGCGAGACCTACAACAAGGTGTCTCGCTTCGTACGTGAGGTGCCGAAGGGGTTGATTCAGGAAGTGCGCCTGTCCAACAGCGTCAGCCGCCCGTTCGGCGGGGGCCAGCAACAGAACTCCAGCAGTATGTTTGCCGGTTCCGAGATTCCGGAAACCCAGTTCAGTCTTGGCCAGCAGGTCAGGCATTCGGTGTTCGGCGAAGGTGTGATCCTCAACTTCGAAGGTGCCGGTGCCCAGGCGCGGGTGCAGGTGAATTTCGCCGAAGGCAGCAAGTGGCTGATGATGGGCTACGCGAAGCTCGAAGCCATCTGAAACACTGCACCCTTATTGTAGGAGCCGGCTCGCCGGCGATAGCGGCCTTAAGATTGCTATCGCCCGCAAGCCGGGCTCCTACAGGTGAAGAATCGCGCCCCTCCCTTGTTTTTCACCCGCTCGGGCCAATATCTGTAATTAGTCCTACAGACCCTTCGGAATCGGTCTTACGCAAAAGCCCGAAACATTATGCCGCTAGCCACTGTCACTACACCTGTGCAACATGGCGCGCGTGCAATCCACAAATGGGAATTCCCTTTATGAAACGTTTTCTTAGCATCGCCATGGCGTTGTGCATCGGCCTGACGATGAGCATCGACGCCAACGCCAAACGCTTTGGTGGCGGCAAAAGCATGGGCTCGGCACCGACTCACCAGACCAGCCAAATGGCCCCATCCGCCGGTGCCGGCGGTGCTGCGGCCACCGCAGGCGCAGCCGGTGCTGCAGGCGCTGCTGCCAAGGCTGGCGGTGCTTCGCGCTGGTTGGGCCCTCTGGCCGGTATCGCCGCTGGTGGCCTGCTCGCTTCCATGTTCATGGGCGGCGGCTTCGAGGGCATGCAGATCTTCGACATCCTGATCATGGCGGTCATCGCCTTCTTGGTCTTCCGCTTTATCGCCGCCCGTCGCCGCAAGCAGCAGGAGCACCTGGCTCCAGCCGGCGCGCCGATGCAGCGTGAAGTGTTCGAGCAGAAGCCAGCCATGGGTTCGATCTTCGGTGGTTCGCCAGCGCCTGCCGCGGCCCGCCCGGTGATCAACGCACCGGCCTGGTTCAACGAAGAGCGTTTCGTCGAAGCGGCCCGCAGCCACTTCCAGTCCCTGCAGCAGCACTGGGACGCCAACGAAATGGACAAGATCGCCGAGTTCGTGACCCCGCAACTGCTGGAGTTCCTCAAGCGCGAACGCGCCGATCTGGGCGACGCTTTCCAGTCGACCTACATCGACGACCTGCGCGTACAGCTGGACGGTGTGGATGATCGCGCCGACAAGACTATCGCCACCCTGACCTTCAGCGGTGTGTCGAAGACGTCGCGCTTCGACCAGGGCGAAGTGTTCAGCGAGAGCTGGAACATGGAGCGCGCCCAAGGCGACAACCAGCCTTGGCTGGTCGCCGGTATCCGCCAGAACGGCTGATCCCTGCACGCCTTGCAAGCAGATACAAAAAACCCCGGACCTGTCCGGGGTTTTCTATTTCACGGTTGCACTTATAGCGAGCTACTGTATAAAACGCCCCTATAAACCGCGCCATCTAGCACGAGGATCCCGGCCGTGGAAGAAATCATCGAACAATTGCGTGAAGCCAATGAACCGGTCCCGGTTCCTCTGGAGCTGCCTGACGAAGACTTGCTGGTGGAGATCGAGGAACAATTGTTCATCGACATCCCGTTTGTCTTCCGTGAATTCCTGCTGACCGTCAGCGACGTGGTGTACGGCAGCTTGGAGCCGGTGACCGTCACCGACCCGCAGTCCCACACCTACCTGCCGGACGTGGCCGCCAACGCCTGGGACGCCGGTGTTGATCGCAGCCTGATCCCGATCTGCCAGGATGGCGACGACTACTACTGCGTTGAGGAAGACGGCACTGTGGTGCTGTGGTCCGGCGAAGAAGAAATCGTCACCGAAGAAACCTGGGAATCGGTGTGGCACTGGGCGCGGGACGTCTGGCTGGAAAGCTGAGCCCTGCACCAAGGGTGACCGGCTTGCTGTGGTGATCGGGCTTAGCGTGGTGAGCGGGCTTGCCCCGCGCTGGGCTGCGTAGCGGCCCCATGCCTCACATTGCAAAACCTGAAAGAGCGCGTCGCCTGGACTGGGGCTGCTACGCAGCCCAGCGCGAGCAAGCTCGCTCACCACAAAAAGCTAAGTGGCCCGCTCACTCAGTGTTCGGGCGTATCCTTGTGGTTATCCAGCGTCTCCAGCAAGGCGACCTGCATCCGCGTATGCACGCGGATGAACCACCGCCAGAGCACAGCCGCCACTGCAGCCGTGACCACGGCGATCAGCACCAGCAACTTGTTGGTCGGCAGAATACTGGCCGACAAGGCTGCCAACAGCAGGAAGATCACCAGCAGCGAAAGAATCGGGATCAACTCTGCGATCACCCGCCTTACGCGCTGGGTATGCCGCCCGGCCATCTCCGGCTTCACGCTCATCTCCGCCAGCAACATCGACAGCGCCTTGAGCTTGCGGTACGCCGCGATCAGGAATGGCAGCGACAACAGCAACGCCCCACCCCAGATCAACGCCTTCTGCCAGCTCGGGTCACTGATCCAGCCTTCCAGATAGCCGCCGATGCGCACCGCAAAAAAGCTGCCGGCAAAGAAGATCGCCACCACCAGCGCCAGGTTCACCCCCACCTGCAAGATGATCTTGCGGATCATCGACGCCAGCATCGCACCCTCGCCCTGAGGTTGAATGCTGCGCAGCCATTCACCGTACATGCCGAACACTCGGCTCATGCGCTTGGGCATGACCGCCGCGATCTTCAATGACAACGGGTCGGCGCCGCGAATCAGGTACGGCGTGAGCAATGTGGTAATCGCCGAGACCGCCACTGCAACGGGGTAGAGGAAATCACTGGTCACCTGCAACGTCATCCCTAACGCCGCGATGATGAAGGAAAACTCACCAATTTGTGACAGCCCCATGCCCACGCGCAGTGAGGTACGGCCATCATTGCCGGCGATAAACGCGCCCAGGCCACAGGACAGCATCTTGCCCAGTACCACAGCCACGGTGATTACCGCGATCGGCCAGGCATATTGCAGCAGGATCTGTGGGTCGATCATCAAGCCAATCGCCACAAAGAAGATGGCGCTGAACATGTCGCGAACGGGCTCGATCAGGCGCTCGATCTTAATTAACTGACGGGATTCAGCCATGATCGCGCCAATCAGGAACGCGCCCAGCACCATGCTGTATTCCAGCTTGACCACCAGCAGGCAGAAGCCGAAACACAGGCCCAGTACGGTAATCAGCAACATCTCGTTGCTTTCGAATTTGGCCACGTAGGCCAGCAAACGCGGCACCAGCAAAATGCCAATGACCAGCGCTACGATCATGAACAGCGAGAGCTTGCCGACCGTGGAGAACACCTCGCCGGAGCTGACCGTACCGCTGACGGCAATGCTCGACAGCAAGGCGATGATGCCGATGCCGAGGATGTCCTCGACGATCAGCACGCCAAAAATCAATTGGGCGAAGCGCTGGTTCTTCATCTTCAAGTCGTTGAGTGCCTTGACGATGATGGTGGTGGAGGAAATCGCCAGGATCGCGCCGAGGAACAGCGAGTCCATGGTGTTCCAGTCAAACCAGCGGCCGATCTCGTAGCCGATCCAGATCATCAGGATGATTTCCAGGAAGGCTGCGATAAACGCGGTGGCGCCGACTTTGAACAGCTTGCGCAGGCTGAACTCCAGGCCCAGGCAGAACATCAGGAAGATCACGCCCAGTTCGGCGAGGGTCTTGATGGTGTCTTCGTCGTGGATCAGGCCGAAGGGTGGGGTGTGAGGGCCGATGATGAAGCCGGCGACGATGTAACCCAGCACCACCGGCTGCTTGAGGCGGTGAAACAGGATGGTGACAACCCCGGCCACCAACATGATCACGGCCAGGTCCTGGATAAAGCTGATGGCGTGCATGGCGAGGGGCTCCTTGAGGGTACTGGCGCTTTTCCCACTTCCGCGCGCGCCTTTGATCAGTCGCAAAGAGCGGAAGGAAAAGTCTGCCTTGATCGTAAGAAATGCCCTGAGACGGGCTTTTGAAGGTTAACACCGCGACTTCCGGCAGAAAGCCGGTGCAATATATGGAAACAGATCGGTGCACGCGTGACGGCAAGCCGCCTACCGGCGTCCCGTTATGGATGGCGCTGCAAAGATTCCAGCACCCGCAGAGGTGCCCCCCAACCAATGCCTACAACCCGTGAGTGTGCTATGGAACCCGGAAACGCCCAGCTGTCGATGACGGTATTGATGACCCCTGATATGGCCAACTTCTCAGGCAATGTCCACGGCGGCACCCTGCTCAAGTACCTCGACGAAGTGGCCTACGCCTGCGCGAGCCGTTATGCCGGTCGCTATGTCGTGACGCTGTCGGTGGACCAGGTGATTTTTCGCGAACCCATCCATGTCGGCGAGCTGGTGACGTTCCTTGCATCGGTCAACTACACCGGCAACACCTCCATGGAGGTGGGCATCAAGGTGGTGACCGAGAATATCCGCGAGCGCTCGGTGCGCCATACCAACAGCTGCTTCTTCACCATGGTGGCCGTGGACGACCAGCGCAAACCGGCCGCCGTGCCACCGCTGCAACCGCACAACAGCGAAGACAAGCGCCGGTTCGTGCAGGCCCAGCAGCGCCGGCAGATCCGCCAGGAACTGGAAAAGCGCTACCAGGAAATCAAGGCAGACGCGCCGTAAGCCATTTTTTCCGTTTAGGAGCGGACAAGCCCGCTCCTACAACTGCCAGCACCCATCGTAGTGGGCACACACATCAAAGCGCTGATCCAACTGGCTCATGCGCTCCATGTGATGGTTCACGATGTCCACCATCACGGCTTTGCTGGTGTTCTTGTAGTACTGCGCCATCAACTTGTCGTTGGCCTTGACGCGCTCGACCACGGCGGCGTCCGTCGGGTTCTGCCATTGTTCCAGAATCGCATCTTCGGTCCCGCTCAGGCGCATGCGGTAAACCCGCTCATAAAGCTCCAGCGTACGCGCCTTGCGGCCAGCCATTTCCTGATTCACCAGTGCGTAGTTCTGACGGAACTGAACCCAATAGGCCTCAGGTGGGGTGAAGGTGCCTAATTTCGCCTTGCGCTCGGCGATCGCTTCTTCGGTGGCTTGCGGGCGTTGCGCGGTGTCGGGCTCCATCAACGTGATGAGCTGCATATGGGTTTCAACGATCGCGTTGATCAACGCGGTACGGTGAGGCGTCGCCGGGATTACCTTACCGAATATCGGGCTCTTGCCCGCGCACGACGGCATGCCGTTCTCGAATATCGGCTGGGGAATGCGCACATCCTTGCCCCCAGCACGCGTCAGGCGCTGCAACGAGGTCATGCACATGCCCCGCTCCATATCGAAGGTCACTTCATATTCTTCCCCGGCCTTTGGCGTGATGCTCATGGATTTGCCGCAGACATAGCTTCCGCCATTGGTGTTGATCATCAGCATGGTTTCTTTGCCGGGTGCCAGCTTGAACTCCAGCAAGCCCCTGGCCTTGGCCGGCGGGGGCACGGACATGCCGACACGTCGGCGGGTATCGACCAGGAAAATATTGTTGAGCATGCCAGTGGTCTGGCCCATGCAGTGCTCAGCGTCGTAGACGTCGATGGTGGTATTGGACGTATTAGAGATGAAGCGCAGCTTGGCGGCATCAGGCTCGGTGGCGTCAGGGTAAGTGCCGTTCACACTGCAACCGGCCAGCAACGACGTCAGCACCAGGGCGGTCAGCGCCCGCGGCGAAGGGAATACGAGGGACATGGATCTTCCTTGAAAGCACAGGGGACTAGGAGGCGCCCGATACTACCGGACGCCTTTGCCCTGGCTCAATGAAGAATATT carries:
- the uvrD gene encoding DNA helicase II, with translation MRDDLSLLLNSLNDAQRQAVAAPVGRQLVLAGAGSGKTRVLVHRIAWLIQVENASPHSILSVTFTNKAAAEMRHRIEQLMGISPAGMWVGTFHGLAHRLLRAHWQEAGLSQTFQILDSDDQQRLVKRVIRELGLDEQRWPARQAQWFINGQKDEGLRPQHIQASGDLFLATMRSIYEAYEAACVRAGVIDFSELLLRALDLWRDNPGLLAHYQKRFRHILVDEFQDTNAVQYAWLRLLAKGGDSLMVVGDDDQSIYGWRGAKIENIYQYSEDFPDAVTIRLEQNYRSTAGILKAANALIANNTGRLGKELWTDGGEGEAINLYAAFNEHDEARYVVETIESALKTGLARSDIAILYRSNAQSRVLEEALLRERIPYRIYGGQRFFERAEIKNAMAYLRLLEGRGNDAALERVINIPARGIGEKTVEAIRDHARHADVSMWEAMRLLIANKGLTGRAAGALGVFVELIENLAAKCAEMPLHLMTQTVIEQSGLIAYHEAEKGEKGQARVENLEELVSAARAFENTEEDEELTPLAAFLGHASLEAGDTQADEHEDSIQLMTLHSAKGLEFPYVFLVGMEEGLFPHKMSLEEPGRLEEERRLAYVGITRAMQNLVMTYAETRRLYGSETYNKVSRFVREVPKGLIQEVRLSNSVSRPFGGGQQQNSSSMFAGSEIPETQFSLGQQVRHSVFGEGVILNFEGAGAQARVQVNFAEGSKWLMMGYAKLEAI
- a CDS encoding Tim44 domain-containing protein, which gives rise to MKRFLSIAMALCIGLTMSIDANAKRFGGGKSMGSAPTHQTSQMAPSAGAGGAAATAGAAGAAGAAAKAGGASRWLGPLAGIAAGGLLASMFMGGGFEGMQIFDILIMAVIAFLVFRFIAARRRKQQEHLAPAGAPMQREVFEQKPAMGSIFGGSPAPAAARPVINAPAWFNEERFVEAARSHFQSLQQHWDANEMDKIAEFVTPQLLEFLKRERADLGDAFQSTYIDDLRVQLDGVDDRADKTIATLTFSGVSKTSRFDQGEVFSESWNMERAQGDNQPWLVAGIRQNG
- a CDS encoding SMI1/KNR4 family protein translates to MEEIIEQLREANEPVPVPLELPDEDLLVEIEEQLFIDIPFVFREFLLTVSDVVYGSLEPVTVTDPQSHTYLPDVAANAWDAGVDRSLIPICQDGDDYYCVEEDGTVVLWSGEEEIVTEETWESVWHWARDVWLES
- a CDS encoding cation:proton antiporter; protein product: MHAISFIQDLAVIMLVAGVVTILFHRLKQPVVLGYIVAGFIIGPHTPPFGLIHDEDTIKTLAELGVIFLMFCLGLEFSLRKLFKVGATAFIAAFLEIILMIWIGYEIGRWFDWNTMDSLFLGAILAISSTTIIVKALNDLKMKNQRFAQLIFGVLIVEDILGIGIIALLSSIAVSGTVSSGEVFSTVGKLSLFMIVALVIGILLVPRLLAYVAKFESNEMLLITVLGLCFGFCLLVVKLEYSMVLGAFLIGAIMAESRQLIKIERLIEPVRDMFSAIFFVAIGLMIDPQILLQYAWPIAVITVAVVLGKMLSCGLGAFIAGNDGRTSLRVGMGLSQIGEFSFIIAALGMTLQVTSDFLYPVAVAVSAITTLLTPYLIRGADPLSLKIAAVMPKRMSRVFGMYGEWLRSIQPQGEGAMLASMIRKIILQVGVNLALVVAIFFAGSFFAVRIGGYLEGWISDPSWQKALIWGGALLLSLPFLIAAYRKLKALSMLLAEMSVKPEMAGRHTQRVRRVIAELIPILSLLVIFLLLAALSASILPTNKLLVLIAVVTAAVAAVLWRWFIRVHTRMQVALLETLDNHKDTPEH
- a CDS encoding EAL domain-containing protein, translated to MTLSTDLLGPSAAPAQVLRKHYATEMAVERTRLLYQGSLLPTLLMLVNGLVCAWLLWNPKQYLLDSIWLVWLLALVAMRVIQVAAFDSAMPSRQAQPVWRRMFMLGSAVSGLTLATAAIALVPVDSFMQQAWVFGLIGAATLSASVAYAVSLPAFLSFALPCLVPAIIYLFWSGDPQQRGWGVLGLILLASLSLVAWQVNRLIQRGLLRRFQNQALIEHLQQAQQRSEQLNQELVREVEQRRQVEQELREAQIGLQDRVAQRSQELDAASLALNKSEARLAMALQASELGLWDWNLQTDEVHHTQLKELFGLEPEYVTAMLSHLKPRLHPEDLPLLKRALVEHLKGRSEDYLVEYRVRHGDGHWVWIEDRGRAVERAPSGRVTRMLGTRRDITAGKALEEQQRLASTVFEAASEGIVILDPDYKLIAVNQAFSRVTGFETDDMIGRNVVELPSSRDARRHFPVIRQALLSHGTWQGELVETRKNGELYPQWLQLNVVRDIRGNVSHIVGFFADLSARRESEERMRYLTHYDELTGLANRSLFRERLREAHQRVRQGGRSLALLHINLDRFKLLNDSLGHEVADQLLQKMARRLINALPEADTIARLSGDEFAVLFDAYGNLSSLARVATRLLAKLRVPVTVEGHELVVSASMGVSLLPDNAREISALVSQSNMAMQHAKHLGGNNFQFYTDSLQASTLERLQLENHLRKAIEERQLSVFYQPKLCLATGKLNAAEALIRWEHPQWGMVPPGDFIGLAEETGLIVPLGEFVLREACWQACEWQRQGLAPIRVSVNLSVHQLRQGKLVSLVRQVLEETGLDPQYLELELTESQLLDSVEHIIATFQQLRDLGVKLAIDDFGTGYSSLSYLKRIPVDYVKIDQTFIRGLGQGREDAAITRAIIAMAHGLALKVVAEGVEDQQQLDFLRGERCDEVQGYLISRPMQAEGLADLLRENADFPA
- a CDS encoding acyl-CoA thioesterase encodes the protein MEPGNAQLSMTVLMTPDMANFSGNVHGGTLLKYLDEVAYACASRYAGRYVVTLSVDQVIFREPIHVGELVTFLASVNYTGNTSMEVGIKVVTENIRERSVRHTNSCFFTMVAVDDQRKPAAVPPLQPHNSEDKRRFVQAQQRRQIRQELEKRYQEIKADAP